The Terriglobus roseus sequence TAAGGGTGACGCTCAGCCCGTTTCCAGTCCACTGTTCCATGCCGGTCGCGAGGGTGAGCCCGGCGAGGGTGGCCGCAACAGAACCTTCCATTTGCCCGACGTACTTCGATTTATCTGACAGAGCGGACACATACCTTTAGAACACGGGACGTAACAGAGGTTCCAATACAGTTTTGAGGCAGTTAGCATCAAATAAATTGATGCTAAATCGCTCTTGAGTCCTAAAGCCTGGCTGCAGCTGCCAAATTTTGGATTTTCAGCAATTAATTTATGATCAGCGCATGGTTGAGAATCGCCATTTGCGGTATTTCCTCGAGGTGGCGAAGACACTCCACATGACCCGCGCCGCCGAAGGGCTGCACATCGCTCAGCCCGCGCTCACACAGAACATGCACCAGCTTGAGGCGGAGTTGGGCGTGAGACTATTCGACCGGGAAGGGCGGCGCCTGTCCCTGACGGCTGCTGGTCTGGTCTTCGTCGAGGAAGCCAGAAAAAGCTTGAGGACGTTTGAAGGTGCTCAGCTTGCCGCACAGCGCGCGGCCCGGGGTGAGGGTGGTGAAATCGCCATCGGATTCCAAAGCACTGCAGGGTTGGCCGTTATTCCCAAACTGCTGAAGGAGCTCGGGAATCGCTATCCTGAGATCAAGGTCGTCCTGAAGGAAATGGGAAGCTCCGCGCAGAAGAATGCGCTGCGGCAGGCGGAGATCGATGTGGGCATCCTGTACTCTCTCCCCGATCGAGAGTTCGCCCATCACATGCTTGTGCCGGAGTCCCTAGTCGTTGCGATACCAGAAGTCCACGCGCTCGCGGCGCGCGAATCCATCTCCATGCAGGATCTGCGCGATGAGATCTTCGTTCTGCCAGCCCTGGAGTCTGCGGAACTTTTGCGCGAGTCCGTGATGGCTGAGTGTGCGGATGCCGGATTTAAACCATACCGAATCCAGGACATCACAACGGCACAGACGGCCCTCGGCCTCGTCTCCGTAGGATTCGGAATCTCGATCCTGCCAGCTTCCATCCGCTTTCTCGAACGCCCAGGCGTCGTAATCCGCCCCATCCGAAACAGCCGACTGCAAGCGCAGCTGACCCTGATGTGGTCGCCAACTCACCCATCGCCGATCATTCCAAAATTAAAGGAATGCCTCGACTAAGGCCGGTTTAAATTCGAAGGGATTCTTGGAAGTGTTGGCGTCCCCGACGGGATTCGAACCCGTGTTACCGCCGTGAAAGGGCGGTGTCCTGGGCCACTGGACGACGGGGACGCAATGCGCTGATCACGTGAGGAACACGCGACTGGCCAGACCTAAGCTTAGTTGCCCGGCGCTGCTGTGTCAAAGCGTGCTGTGAATCGCTCGGTGCTTCGTCGGGCCGCGTAGCTTGGGGAGCGGTGCTACCCTCTGCTTTGGGCCTTATGCTGACGACCTATAGCGACCTGAATGGTCACCTGACACCTACAGCCGAGGGCGACCTCCGCAACGCCCTTTGGATTGACCTCTATGAACCATCGCGCGAGGAAGAGATCCGTGTGGAGGCGATGCTGCAGCTTGAGATCCCGACGCGCGACGAGATGCGCGAGGTGGAGAGCAGCAGCGCACTGTATCGCGAACACGGCGCAACCTTCGTCACCATCCGTTTGGTGGAACGCGGGGCATCGCCACAGCCCCGGCTTGCAAGCGTCACGCTTGTTCTTGCAGGGCAGCAATTCGTAACCATCCGATATGCAGATCCAAAGGCATTCCAACTGTTCACGGCCAAGGCGCAAAAGCCTGAGAGTGTTCTGAAGACCGCTCTCTCCGCAATGATGTGTCTGCTGGAAACTGTCGTGGACCGTGATGCAGACCTTCTGGAAGAGATTGGCGATGCGCTCGATCCCATCTCGTTGGAGATCTTCAGCCAGAATGCAGTCTCTATGGACAAGATCGCGGCTGCGGATCTGGGCGGAGTGCTCAAGCGCATTGGTAATGCGGGGGAACTGGCGTCCCGGGTGCGGGAAAGCCTGCACAGCATCGGTCGCTCCATTCCATTCCTGCAGATGCAGATGGTCGATGACAGCGCGCTCCAGACCCGGCTGAAGACTCTCTCCACGGATGTCCAGTCATTGCTGGAGCATGACAACTTCCTCCAGACACAGATTCAGTTTCTGCTCGACTCCAGCATCGGACTCATCTCGATCCAGCAGAACGCCATCATGAAGACCTTGAGCGTGGCAGCGGTAGTCTTCCTGCCGCCGACACTCATCGGATCCATCTACGGCATGAACTTCGAACGGATGCCGGAACTGCACTGGCACTATGGATACCTGTGGGCGCTTGGCCTGATGGCGATGTCGGCCTGCGGTCCGCTCCTATTCTTTCGGCTGAAGCGCTGGCTTTAAATCCGTGATCGCACCGCGCGTGACGGACACTCTACCCGAAGTCGCAGCAGCCAGTGCGCGAAAGATGCCGTGTTCTGCGAAACTGTAAGGGCTCACCAACCAGCCGCAACCCTGCGGCTCAAAAGCCGGGATGGCGGAATCGGCAGACGCAGCGGACTCAAAATCGTCCAAGACAGTGTCTAGCATCCGCATAAATCTCTAAAAACAAAGCGGTTACCTGGCATTAGAAACAGCCTTTTGTGTTGCACAATGCTTGCACACTTCCGTAGTATTTTGATGTCGGGAGGTGCTTCTGCATGTCCGAACATCACACAATCCTTGGTGGCAAGGTCCACGTCTACAAACGCCCGAACAGTTCTAGCTGGCAGTGCGCGACTTACTTGGCTGGGAAGAACCGGCGCACAACGACCAAAGAAGACAGCCTCTCGAAAGCGAAAGAATTCGCTGAAGATTGGTACTTGCAGTTGCGGGGCAAACTTCGCGACGGCGACTTGAAGAGCGGCAAGCCGTTCCGGGACGCGGCCAAGTTGTATCTGCGCGAGTTCGACATCATGACGCAGGGACAACGAAACGCAACCTACGCGCGCGGCCAGCACGCGCGTACGAATGGCCATCTCGTTCCTTTCTTTGGCAGCATGGTTCTGCCTGAGATCACTGCGGGCACGATTAATGAGTACCGCATCCATCGCCTTGAGGAGTCGAAGGCATCACGCGGCAAGCCGCCGGCGCATAACACCATGCACCAAGAGATCGTAACGTTGCGCCAGATCTTCAAGACGGCTTTGCGTCACGGATGGATTGAACATCTCCCGGATATGTCCGCGCCCTATCGGGCGTCGGCCAAGATTTCTCACAGAGCGTGGTTTTCGCCCGAAGAGTACAAGCAGCTTTACGAAGCGACCCGCAAGCGGGCGCAACACCCGAAGCAGCCGCGTTTTCGCTGGGAAGCGGAACAGCTTCACGACTATGTTCTGTTCTCCGCAAACACAGGGCTTCGCCCCGATGAAGCGATGCGTCTGCAGTTCCGCGATGTGAAGATTGTCCAGGATGAAGGTAGCGGCCAAACAATCCTAGAGATCGAAGTTCGAGGTAAGAGAGGCATTGGCTTCTGCAAGAGTACGGTCGGAGCTGTGCGACCGTTCGAGCGCTTGAAGACTCGCCTCCGTCCCGACGGTGGGCCGGGACGTGCGGGCAGCCGCAAGGATTCATTGGAGAGTGGCGAATGGCAGCAGCCGGTCGCAACGGAACTGCTGTTTCCGAAGTGGTCGCGCGATCTGTTCAACGCGATCCTTGAAGAAGAAAAGCTTCGGGTAGACCGCGATGGCAGGCCGCGTACTGCCTATAGCCTTCGTCACACGTACATCTGCTTGCGGCTTCTCGAAGGGGCTGACATCTACCAGATCGCAAAGAACTGCCGAACCAGTGTAGAGATGATCGAGAAATACTATGCGGCTCACCTGAAGACTCAGCTCGATGCTTCAGCGATCAATGTGATGAAACCGCGTCCGAGAAAAGACTCAGCCAAGAAAGCGCCTCGTAGGGTTGAGCTTCATCCGCTGGCGGATGCGATGTAAGTGGTTCACCCGGATGGAAGCATCCGGGTTTGCTTTTGGTGCCGGATCAGGGCCGCTCCGGCCCGCTTTGATCCGGTGCTGCCTTATTGCATACGAACGTATGCGATAAGTCTAGATATGGCATGGACCAAACTCTGTCATCCGCTCAGGAACTGATGTGAACGTTGGTCAGTGTGGCCGCTTCCTTTTCTCTACTCTCCACGTTCGAGCCTAGGAACCGACCTACGCATCCACCATAATGGGGTCGCGAGCATATTCGGCAGCATTTATATTCGTTTCATGCCCACTGACCAAGTCAAGAATCGTTCGTTCAAAGAACTACTCACCGGAACGGTCAGGTTCAAAATTCCGTTTTTTCAACGGGGGTACGCCTGGGAAAAGAAACAGTGGGAACAGCTATTCCTGGACCTACAGGAACAGGTCATCACCGAACTCGACGCTGGCTCATCGCCGCTCGAAATTCAACACTTCTTTGGCCCCGTTGTAGTAATGGAGGAAGCTGGCGTTCCGGAACTCAAAGAGTTCCTGGTCATCGACGGTCAACAAAGGATCACAACGGTATATCTGCTACTCGGCATAATCAGGGAACATCTGCTAACCAAGAAACACCTCTCTGTTGATGCGACAGACTATTCGAAAAAGCTGATGAAGTTCATCTCAAATGATATCGAGACGGGAGACGACTATCTCCACCTCAAAGTATTTTCATCAAAAGGTGACCGGCTTCCGTCGTATCGGGTCCTGTTCGGTACCGAAACGAATCCCAAGACCCCGCTCCTTCAAACCGATCTACAAGCATTCGTTCCTGGAGCCTCAAAAGTTGAGGGTTTCAAGAAGTACGCCGACAAGAAGCTGAAGAATGATTTTCCGGATGTACCGTCGTTGTGGAGGCTCGCCCAAGTATTGCTGCAATGCTTGACAATTGTTTGGATCCCATTAAGTCAGGGGAAAGATGATTCGCAAGCCATTTTCGAGAGCTTGAATGATAAAGGGATGCCGCTGACTGCAAGCGAATTGCTATGCAATTATTTATTTCGCCCTATTCTCGACGCGAAGGAGTCTCCAGATCAAATGCACGATGATTGGTGGCTTTCATCAATCCGGCTACTCGGCGACAATGACAACTTCGAAGAGTATCTGCGCAATCTTTTCTCCATCGGCGAGAGCAAGATGGTTGGCAAGAACAGGAAAGTCTACGTCCACTTCAAGACGAAACATAAGATGTTAAGCGTTGCTTCCGCGAAAGGGCAATTGGCTGGGATCAGGGCTGGAGTAGATCAATACCGGATGATTCTTGATCCTATTGGAGCGCCCCACGAAGACGAAGGAATCACTAAACTCCTCATTTCGATATCCCAGACACGCATGGAGTCAAGCACGCCGTTCGTGCTCTCAGTTCTGCAAGCGCACGCGGCGAACACATTATCTGTAGAAAAAGCGAGAGCAATCCTCTCTGAGACAACTGTCCTCCTCGTTCGACGCAAGATGGCGGAACTCTCCACAACGGCTTACGACGTTATGTTTCCTCAGTTGCTAAGCAAGGTAATAAATGAGCCGAATCAAATCCTCGCACTACATGAGCAGTTTCGAAAGCACGGAGTTTGGGTCTCGGACCAAGAATTCTCCGCAGCCGTGGAAACAAAGTCTGCTTATAGGACCAGAGACCTGCCGTTTGCTCGTTTGCTCTTGATAGAGCTGGATAAGGCTTTTCAAGCCTTCGGGCAGTTTCCGGATTACTCGACTGTTCCGACCATCGAGCACGTGCTTCCACAGGAACTGAAC is a genomic window containing:
- a CDS encoding LysR family transcriptional regulator, which translates into the protein MVENRHLRYFLEVAKTLHMTRAAEGLHIAQPALTQNMHQLEAELGVRLFDREGRRLSLTAAGLVFVEEARKSLRTFEGAQLAAQRAARGEGGEIAIGFQSTAGLAVIPKLLKELGNRYPEIKVVLKEMGSSAQKNALRQAEIDVGILYSLPDREFAHHMLVPESLVVAIPEVHALAARESISMQDLRDEIFVLPALESAELLRESVMAECADAGFKPYRIQDITTAQTALGLVSVGFGISILPASIRFLERPGVVIRPIRNSRLQAQLTLMWSPTHPSPIIPKLKECLD
- a CDS encoding magnesium transporter CorA family protein, whose product is MLTTYSDLNGHLTPTAEGDLRNALWIDLYEPSREEEIRVEAMLQLEIPTRDEMREVESSSALYREHGATFVTIRLVERGASPQPRLASVTLVLAGQQFVTIRYADPKAFQLFTAKAQKPESVLKTALSAMMCLLETVVDRDADLLEEIGDALDPISLEIFSQNAVSMDKIAAADLGGVLKRIGNAGELASRVRESLHSIGRSIPFLQMQMVDDSALQTRLKTLSTDVQSLLEHDNFLQTQIQFLLDSSIGLISIQQNAIMKTLSVAAVVFLPPTLIGSIYGMNFERMPELHWHYGYLWALGLMAMSACGPLLFFRLKRWL
- a CDS encoding tyrosine-type recombinase/integrase codes for the protein MSEHHTILGGKVHVYKRPNSSSWQCATYLAGKNRRTTTKEDSLSKAKEFAEDWYLQLRGKLRDGDLKSGKPFRDAAKLYLREFDIMTQGQRNATYARGQHARTNGHLVPFFGSMVLPEITAGTINEYRIHRLEESKASRGKPPAHNTMHQEIVTLRQIFKTALRHGWIEHLPDMSAPYRASAKISHRAWFSPEEYKQLYEATRKRAQHPKQPRFRWEAEQLHDYVLFSANTGLRPDEAMRLQFRDVKIVQDEGSGQTILEIEVRGKRGIGFCKSTVGAVRPFERLKTRLRPDGGPGRAGSRKDSLESGEWQQPVATELLFPKWSRDLFNAILEEEKLRVDRDGRPRTAYSLRHTYICLRLLEGADIYQIAKNCRTSVEMIEKYYAAHLKTQLDASAINVMKPRPRKDSAKKAPRRVELHPLADAM
- a CDS encoding DUF262 domain-containing protein, producing MPTDQVKNRSFKELLTGTVRFKIPFFQRGYAWEKKQWEQLFLDLQEQVITELDAGSSPLEIQHFFGPVVVMEEAGVPELKEFLVIDGQQRITTVYLLLGIIREHLLTKKHLSVDATDYSKKLMKFISNDIETGDDYLHLKVFSSKGDRLPSYRVLFGTETNPKTPLLQTDLQAFVPGASKVEGFKKYADKKLKNDFPDVPSLWRLAQVLLQCLTIVWIPLSQGKDDSQAIFESLNDKGMPLTASELLCNYLFRPILDAKESPDQMHDDWWLSSIRLLGDNDNFEEYLRNLFSIGESKMVGKNRKVYVHFKTKHKMLSVASAKGQLAGIRAGVDQYRMILDPIGAPHEDEGITKLLISISQTRMESSTPFVLSVLQAHAANTLSVEKARAILSETTVLLVRRKMAELSTTAYDVMFPQLLSKVINEPNQILALHEQFRKHGVWVSDQEFSAAVETKSAYRTRDLPFARLLLIELDKAFQAFGQFPDYSTVPTIEHVLPQELNGDWLAYLGADASDEHLPQLIHTIGNLCLLSQPANSSAGQNPFTTKIAGYSEVTALARQIKNHPEPWDLAAIRSRSKNLAKAAVERWAWRN